In Capra hircus breed San Clemente chromosome 5, ASM170441v1, whole genome shotgun sequence, the DNA window TGCCTTCCACTGCGGTGAAGCGGGAAAAACACAAGTCGTGGGCTGTGTGAGGTTTTCCTTTAGAGGCAACAGGGCTAAAAAGCGGAGGGGCCAGCATGGGGTGCTACCCACCTGCCTGCTTTCCTGTCAAGGGGTTTACTGAGAGTCCCCAGACTCTGCCCGCAAGAGGAAAAGAAGGTTAAGAACGGGAACGATTAAGTAGCAGCCCTGTAACTCCCTGGCTGACCTCCACTGAGGAAGAAACCCATGAACCTGGGTAGTGCTGTTCCCCAAGGTGATATTGGTGAACAAGTGCAGACTTGGACAAGATTAGTTGGCCAGCAGAGGGATCACCGCTTCCTGCAGGCTTCCTTCAGTTCTGCATCAGGCTCTTTCCAtatgttattttcatttaattcctctgagaactatattttttaaatgatgatatTGAGGTTTTGTTGCCTTGGGGGAAAACCagtctctctgtttttttaaaacttaaaagaaattttGGATTTTTGACCTAAGAAAACCTGAATAGCCTGGCAGCAAAATTGGGTTAGAGTTACATATGGGCAGAAATCAGAGTTCCGGAAAGGACAATAGTTGAAGACATCCATTAATGTAAAAGTAACATTCTGGAATCGGAAGTTAATCTGGGAAAGTATTAGTCCAGCTCATTCGAGGAAGTGTCATTTAACAGGCCAAAGTAATCACCGAGTATTTCAACCtgtagcatattagaaagcactAAGAGTGAGAAGAGTTCAAAGTCTGATTCTACCACTGCCAtagttttaaaactgttttttaagACCACGCTCTCCCAAGTACCTAAGAATCATCTGGGAAGCTTCATTGAAATACAGAACgttattatttagttgctaagtcgggtcccactcttttgtgaccctgtggattgtagccagccaggctcctctgtccatgagatttcccaggcaagaatactggagtcggttgccatttccttctccaggactcgaacccaagtgtcctgcactgccaggtggattctttactgctgagccaccagctgctgctaagtcacttcagttgtgtccgactctgtgcgagccaccagagaaccctGAAATAGAGTACTTGGGCCTTATTCCCAGAGATCTTGACCCAGAAAGTCTTAAGGTGAGACCCAAGAAtatgcattttttgtttttttgtgtttcttttttggccacagcTCATGGTCTTTGTTCTCTAACCAGGGATCCCTGCAGTAcaagtgcagattcttaaccactggactgtgagAGAAGTCCCACATTTTTAATACATACACAGCCCCTACCCTCCTGTAACTAGTTCAGGTGGGCTACCAACTGTACTTGGAAAAACCCTGCCTGTAGGTCTTTAACTCACCCACTCTTCTCTCAGTTCTACCAACTTAGGTACCTCCAGGGTGTTAGcgttgttttaaagtctttattgaatttgtaacaacattgcttctgttttatcttttgcctttggggttttttttgccctgagcatgagggatcttagctcccccaccagggattgaacccgaaccCCCTGCACAGAAGgctaagtcttaaccaccagggaagtccctgtttaagGTCTTGATACAAAATTGAATACCTCTTAGAATAATGATGGAAATGAATACTTTAACAGTCATTGCTAATTAGAGTAATGACAGAGTTTCTCCTTGATCTGCCTTATCTGGTTAATTAACATAGGAAATAAATGTTTTGACAAATGCTTCCTCAGTCTgtcagtttagtcacttagtcctgtctctgcaaccccatggattgcagcacgccaggcttccctgtccatcaacaactcccggagcttgtagaaactcatgttcatcgagtcaatgatgccatccagccatctaatcctcggtcgtccctttctcgtcctgccttcaatctttcccagcgtcagggtctttttaaaggagtcagctcttcacatcaggtggccaaagtattggagttttagcttcagcatcagtccatccaatgaatattcaggactgatttcctttaggatggactggttggatctccttgcagtccaagggactctcaagagtcttctccagcaccacagttcaaaagccatccAGTTTTCAGTGCTtggctctctttatagtccaactctcacgtccatacatgactactggaaaaaccatagctttgactagatggacctttgtgggcaaagtaatgtctctgctttttaatacactgtctaggttggtcataacttttcttccaaggagcaagcatcttttaatttcatggctgcagtcaccatctgcagtgattttggagcccccccaaaataaagtctgtcactgtttccattgtttccccatctatttgccatgaagtgatgagaccagatggcatgagcttcattttctgaatgttgagctttaagccaactttttcactctcctctttcactttcatcaagagggtctttagttcttcgctttatgccataagggtggtgtcatctgcatatctgaggttattgatatttctccccacagtcttgattccagcttgtgcttcatccagcccagcatttctcatgatgtactctacatataagttagataagtagggtgacagtatacagccttgatgtactcctttccctatttggaaccagtttgtcgttccatgtccagttctaactgttgcttgaccCCCATACAAATTTTTCAcaaggaaggtcaggtggtctggtattcccacctctttaagaattttccatagtttattgtgatccacatggtcaaaggctttggtgtagtcagtaaagcagcggtagatgtttttctggaactgtcttgctttttcgatgatccaggagatgttggcaatttgatctctggctcctctgccttttctaaatccagcttgaacatctttaaCAAATCTTTTGACATGTTTTGACAAATGCTTCCTGGTAATTCAATAAGAGGATTGTTAGAGACCCTTTCAGAGCCTTCGCCTTCCGCACGTATCTTCCaagagtcttttttattttttttgacttgtggaaaatcccagggacagaggagcctggtgggctgccgtctgtggggtcgcacaaagtcggacacgactgaagtgacttagcagcagcagcagcatacaacttatgagatcttagttccctaatcagggatggaacccatgccccctacagtgaaagctcagagtcctaactactggactgccagggaattaccCTGAGGGTCTTAAAGGGAAACATTTTTAGATCCAGGAAATGAAAGCTTGAGAAGAGTTCCTTTTCAGTAAGAGACTGGGGGGAAACTTGGGcaaaagatgctgggaaaattcATCTACAACCCCAACTCATGAGGCTATGGAAAGAGATAACATGTCTTAAAGCTGGGACCAAGTGGCTTCTTGTTCAAACCAAGAGAAGTCACTTAATTATAAGGAAATCTTGGAAGCTGTGTGGAGGAAGTTCTGACTTCAGGGTTCTCGTTCCATCTCTAAGACTTGAGGTCAGTCACTGCTTTCTGAGCCATTTAAGTTTTCCAGAGTACCTGCTAATACAGCTGTCTTTTGATGagcaagaaaaacatttacaCTGCTGCTTCTGTAATTGCAGCTCTCCTGCCGCAGCCCTTCATCCCCTGAAAATGTACACTTGCGCCAAGTTCGTCTCCACCCCCTCCTTGGTGAGTACCCACCTTTCCCAAGAAAGTTTTTAAGGAGAGGCGTTATGTCTTTTCCTTCTCAGACCTTATGCTTCACAGTTGGGCCCTTTGCTTTGCTAGCCTGACGAGAGATTGAATGCTTCCTAGGCATTCCTTGCCTTGTGTCCCATGAAGGCCAGTTGATTTTTCTCATGCAGTCATAACAGAAGAGCATAAATGAGCATCTAGGCTAAGATCAGGTTATTCCTATCCAGAAACACTGTGTCCTTGTAAACTGGAGCCCCACCAGAAATGGTAAACATGAAATAAATTGCCTAAGTCAGATTGAGTGTGCACTGTGTACAGGATCTTGTCCTGAGTGTCAGAGAGCTATAGCTAGGAGTTCCTCTGGAAGCTTAAATTTGGGTGGGAAGCTGAAATACACATAGGAAAAATATTTGATTCAAAAGCAACAAGATGGAAGAAATGGAAGAGTATTAGATAATGGAGGCAATCGGTTCATTCACTCATAAGTGAAAAGGAGTGATGCTGTTAGTTGgcattatttattgagcacttgctatGCCTGGCATTGAGTCTACCGGTTTATGTACATAATCTTCTTTACTCCTCTGAGTAATTACAACCCTGAGATATGTTATTCCCATTTGATAGATGAGAAAGCAGGCTTAAAAAGATTTACATGATTTGTCCTAAGATCACACAACTCAGATAGACCTAGGATTTGAATCTAGTTATATATGACTAAAACCCTGGCTGTTAACCACCGTGTTGTCTATTTTGGAGACGCTGGCTTGGAGTTAGAAAAGGCTTCCAGGAGGGGGTACATTTTCAGCATTGGTGTTCATGCCTATTTTCCAGAACAGTGTGTTCAGGGAAGGATGTTCCAGTCATTCACTTCATTCTAATGAGCTGGCTATTACCAGTATAAGTGTAGATTTCTTATTGAGTGAAGTAAATGCTTTAAATGAATGATTCCAGATTCTTTTTTGAGGTTCCAATTTAAGTTCTAGTGAATAAATGGGGTATCTCAGTAATAAATTGCAGTAGTTCTAAAACTCTCTACAGCCTTTCTTGACCTTGTATTATTCCGGCTAGATCAGGAGAACCTCTACACTATTGAGCcgatcactgtctgcagtggtgGTAAGACGACCGGAGACACTGACAGATGAGGTACCTGATGAGTGGAACTGGACctgtggggaggggtgagggtggggatggggaggggaagggagggttaCCTGATGAACCAGTAGGGGGAGTGCTGAGGACTCATGATACCATATACGATGTGATATATTCCCTATGTTCCAGCTCTTGCCACTGGCAGCGCATGCCCCGTGTGCTCCTTCTAACTCCCATTTTACTTGATCTAGTGCACTGACTTGAGTTGGGAGCATGTAGCCCAGAAGATGATCTCCTCAAGGCATCAGGAACAGGCTAGGGCTGTAGTCTTCCATTTCTAGACTGTACCCTGAGTCCTGAAGATATTTGACATCCACCTCTTTCATTTAAGCATTCTGCTTGGCAGTAGAGTTTTCTGGGGGAGTTAAAAGATTTTCTGTTTGGAGGAGAAACGATGGGATTTGATAGCATAAAGGGATTAAATGGTACAGAAGTTTTCCAAAGCAAAAAGGGTTTCCTAAAAACTTTCTATCTGCTGCTTCTTCACAGAGCCACAGCAGCTTGGCAGTAGTCCCCCGTCCCCTGACCACCTCACTGACTCCTAGCCGCAGTTTCCAAACGAGTGCCATTTCAAGGGACATTGACACAGCAGCCAAGTTCATTGGAGCTGGGGCTGCCACAGTAGGGGTGGCTGGCTCTGGAGCTGGAATTGGGACCGTGTTTGGGAGTCTCATCATTGGTTATGCCAGGTAAGATGAGCCCTCCACTGGCTCTCTGATGTGCTTCCACAGGTCTGGGCAGAAATATTTGGGGTTCTGGAGCTGCAGTATCCTATACAGTAGCCACTAACCACGTAGTGCTATTCAAATGTGAGTTTTAACTAAAAGTACACTGACTTAAGTTCTGTGTACTTTCATTGTAGTTCATTAGCCACATGTGACTCGTGGCTACCATTTTGCAAAGTTCTGTTGGGCAGCTTTGGTTTAGAGTAGGAGTCAGCAAACTAAGGCAGGAGGTTTGTATTGGGCCAGCCTGGTTTTGTATAGCTGAACTAAGaagggttttatatttttaaagggtcatgaaaataaaaaagg includes these proteins:
- the ATP5G2 gene encoding ATP synthase F(0) complex subunit C2, mitochondrial, which codes for MYTCAKFVSTPSLIRRTSTLLSRSLSAVVVRRPETLTDESHSSLAVVPRPLTTSLTPSRSFQTSAISRDIDTAAKFIGAGAATVGVAGSGAGIGTVFGSLIIGYARNPSLKQQLFSYAILGFALSEAMGLFCLMVAFLILFAM